A region of the Synechococcus sp. PCC 7502 genome:
ATTCTCCTTGTAGATTATTCAGGTTGTCCAAGGCGGGGTAAACCTAGGCTGTAATTTACGGCTCGATGGCTGAGATTGTAGGAAACTTCACCTTTTTGCAGGAGCGATCGCACAAAATGCTCAAGATCGGAACCAATCCGCCGCAGGTTATAGTCAGTTAGGTCTGCACCTTTATACTGGGTTACTAACTCTTCAAATTTACTGTAAACCTGTTTGAGAGCAGCATCTGTCCAAATTAATTCATCATCGGGATCAACATCCAAAGTAAGCGTATCTTCACTATCAACTAGGGAGTTGTCTTCAATACTGGCAGCAAGGATATGAATATGTCGGGTTGTAGATTTTAGCGGCATAGAGTTGCTGGGTTAATGCTTATGTTTAATTTTAGATGAGGTTGGTAAATACTGATAAAAATTATAGTGCTAAAAGTTTAGGATTAGATTCACCAAAGTTCTAACAGGATAGCCTGTACCTCCCACATTGGTATAACCTGAGTCCTTATCTGCCCATACGGGACCCGCAATATCTAGGTGCGCCCATGCAGGGGTTTTATCGATAAATTGCTTAAGGAATAAAGCGGCAGTAATTGATCCCCCCTCTCTGGAACCAGTATTTTTAAAGTCTGCCACTACCGACTTCATTTTGTCAAAGTAGGATTCTTCAAGGGGCATCCGCCAGAATTTTTCCCCTGCAGTACTTGCCGCAGTTTCAATTTTTGTTGCCAATTCATCATCATTTGCCCAATAGCCTGCCATAGTAGTACCTAGAGAAATAATGATTGCTCCAGTTAGGGTTGCCAAGTCCACGATCGCATCTAAGCCTAATTTATCTGCAAATACCAAAGCATCAGCAAGGGTTAACCGACCTTCAGCATCGGTATTGTTCACCTCGATGGTTTTACCATTGGAAGCGGTCAGAATATCCCCAGGGTGTAAAGCATTGCCATTAATCATGTTTTCACAGACAGCGGAAATAAAGTGAACTTCGATCCCGTCTGGTTGAATTTGGGCGATCGCTTTAGCAGCTCCAAGCATAGCAGCGGCTCCTCCCATATCCATTTTCATCATTTCAATGCTGCTACCAGGTCCTGCTTTAATATTTAGCCCACCCGAATCAAAGGTCACGCCTTTACCAATAATGCCCAATTTTTTGGTGACGGTTTGAGGACGATAGGTAAGATGAATAAATTTTGGTGGTAAATCCGATGCCTGCGAGACACCTAAAAATGCACCCATGCCCAATGCTTCACAGTCAGCTTTTTCTAAAACCTCTAGGCTAACATAGGTATAGGCATCAGCGATCACCTGTGCTTCAGTGGCTAGAGCTTGGGGCGTAACTATATTGGCAGGAGCAGCGACTAACTCACGGGCAAGGATCACGCCACTACAGATTTTTTGAGCTTGGGCAATTCCTGCTTTAGCAGCATCAGAATCTGTACCTAAAATTTCAATATTTTCTAATTTACCGTTACCTTTTTGATCAGACTTAAATCTTTTATCTTTGTGGGCAGCGAGAATAATGCCTTCAGCAATCGCTTGAGTAGTCGCAAATTCTTCTTCTTTTTTACTATTATCCAAGGGAAAAGCTAAAGCTAGAGTTTTACATTTATTCTGTTCTGCCCATTTTACCGCCTGCGCCGATGCCTTCCGCCATGTTTCTAGGGTGACTTTGTTGCGATCGCCCAAACCCAGCAGTAATACTTTACGAATAGGACTACCTACACTCAGACGAGAACTAACATTACTCTCAGCGTCAGCCTTAAACTCATTTTCAGTAATTAAATCCTGTAAGGTGCCTGCAAAAATTTGTTGATCCAAAGCTATGAGTTCGGGCGTTAGTAATGGTTCATTTTTAAAAATTGCGATCGCACAACCATCTCCAACCCAATTACCGACATTACTAACTGAAGTATAAATTTGCATTTTGCTAATAACTTTTCTGATTCTAAGCCCCAATATTATAACTATTCTGGACGCAGTAGTCTCCTCAAGCCCACATATTAAGCGCAAGCTATGGCTTAGGCTATACTACTCATTAATAACCCTCCAAAGGATTAACCAGAATGCTCGAAAAAACTGAAACTTCTTCAAGCAATCTCTATGAACATGACTTTTATGCTTGGATAAAACAGCAAGTCAACTTACTTAATTCTCATGAATGGGAAAAAATCGACCTGTCAAATTTAGTAGAAGAGATTGAATCTTTGGGTAAGCAACAACGGCAAGAATTCAGGAATCGCCTAGCAATTTTAATTGCCCATCTACTTAAGTGGGAATATCAAGAAGCACGCCGCAGCCATAGCTGGTTAGCAACTATTAGAATTCAACGCCGTGAAATTATCCGACTTTTGCAAGAGAATCCCAGTCTTAAGCCCTACATTCCTGAAGCTGTAATTGATGCCTATGAAAATGCCAGAGACTTAGCCAGTGCAGAGACTAATTTATCAGCTAAGATTTTCCCTGAGAATTTTCCCTATAGCCTAGAACAGACTCTGGATTCTAAATTTTTTCCTAAAGGAGATGATTTCCCAGAAATCTAGGCATTACGAGATGCTACGCCAAGTTGCCCAAATAGAATCGCAGGCATTAACGCTCCACCGCCAATCCATTCCGTTTCAGAACTTAAATCCACTAGGTTTTCAAAAGCCTCAAAAATGCTACCAGCCACCATTGTGTTTTTGACTCTGCCCACAATTTCACCATTTACCACTTTGTAGCCTAAATCTAAATTTACAGAAAACTCTCCCGCCAATTGATTGGACTGCCCTGCCCCTAAAACTTGGTCAACAATAATGCCTTCTTTAATCCCCGCAATCAAGTCGGCATAGCTAGTTTGCCCCCCAGCAATACATAAATTTGAGGTATCGGGACTCGGACGAGATAATCCACCCCTAAAGCCGTTACCTGTAGAAGTCAAGCCTACCCTTGCTGCCCATTTCCGATCCCAATAAAAACCTTTGACCACGCCTTGATCAATGAAAGTTTTAGCTGTGGTGGGTGTGCCTTCATCATCAAATTTGACTGCCGATATGCCAATAGTTGGGTCTTCATAGATACTCAGGCGATCGCTAAATAATTTTTGTCCGACCTTATCTGCTAAGGGTGAAGCTTTTTGGGTTACGACCTGCCCCGAAAGAATGCTATCAAATAGTCCCCCAATTACACTGGCAACTGCTCTAGGTGTAAATAAAACTGGTAATGTGCCACTGTCAATACTTGCCGATCTCTCAGCCCATTGATATTTTTGAATGACCTGCTGCACTAGGAGATCGTAATCTGGCTCTCCAGTCCCCACAACTTGATAGCTGTATGCCTGTAAAAAATCCTCACCTTTAACCAAGTTTCCGCCAAGGGTTGCACTTGTGGTGCGGCGTTGATTCTGTGCCAATACCCCATGACTAGTAGCGATCGCTGTCCGAATTGAACGCACATGGAAATCCACACCCACCAAAATATCAGGGTTATATGCTCGCACTTGACTGATCAGGCGATCACCAACTTGTACTAAATGATCGGTGCTGGGTTGAGATGTGGAATCAAGTTCTGGTTGATACTGAAAATCCGAAGCAAACTCAAAATCTGCCGCCTCGCCAATTTCCGCAGTTTGCACAGCCGCAGCTACTAATTCATCCAATCGATTTAAGTCCGTAGAACTAGCAAAACCAATTTTGCCATTAACGATTACCCGTAAAGCTACGCCTTGTTGTGCCTTGGTTTGTAGGGTTTTAAGACGGTTATTCTCAAATTCAATCGGGGTATCTTCGGAACTAAGATAGTATGCCTCCGCCGCCGTGGTCGAGGTTTTAGCTTCAGCTATTAATTTTTCTAAGATGGTTTCTAAGGTCTTTGGAGTCGCTACAGTCACAGGATTTAGGTATTGAATTACTTGATTTACTATAACTTAGGGAATAGTGATTAAGAGGAAATCTCTCATTAAAAACAGAGCCTGAAAGCATCAGTAAACTTGAATTCCATGCTTGGATAAATCATTACCAAATTTTTCATCCATTCTAGTGTATGCAGTTCATAACGATCTCGTGCGTCGAGCTAGCCATGCGAGCGATTCATGAACTTAAGTTGGCTTAAGATGGGAAGCATTTTCCGAATTTGAGTAGTAAACGAATATCACCTTTGATGCGGATTTTGCCAGTCAGAATTGCCAAAACAATATTTTGATATTTTCGCAAAAAAGCAATCCAAGTTTTACTATCTGCTTCGACGATCAGATCGGGTTTACCCACCAATCCATCATGAACTTCACAAACTTGATTAAAAATATTGACCGTGAACTGTGAAAATTCCTGACTAGTAAATAAGAAATGGTAGGTCGCGTTGAGACCTTTGGATTGATTCGGTTGAAAAGTTAATGACAAGCCGTTCCTAAAGCCTGCTATGGAAATGGGCGTTAGGCTGTTGCGAACCAGCTTGATCTGCTTGTGGGGAAAACGTTTAGCGGTGTGAGCTTCGGCATCTGAACCAGAAACAACATACACTGTCTCGACCTTATCTTGAAGTGGTTTGACGACCTCTTGAATAAATTCTTTACGGTTATGCAAAAAGGGAGCCATCACATCTTCACCCGCAGGGCAGGAAGCGAGACAATAGGCGGCTTTATAATTGGCTCCAAAGGATAAACTTTGCCACATACTTGCCGAGTCCGCCTCGCCCACTTTGCGCTCGTAGTCTTTCGCCGTTTTACTTTCGGCAATATTCTTTACCCAATCAGTAAATCCTCCTAAAAATTCGCGATAGTTGTGGGTATAGCAAGCTGAGAAATTGAAACTGCCATCCGAGGCGATCGCCCCCACGGGACAGGCAGCTACACAGAGTTTGCACTCCACGCAAGGGTTGTAATCAATCGGGCGATCGTATTCTGTCACCTCAGCATTTAACAGCACAGTACCCAAGAGAATGAAGTTGCCAAATTTGGGATGAATCACATTGCGATGAATGCCCATATGTCCCAATCCTGCGGCGACAGCGATCGGTTTGTGAGAAACCACCCAGACATTTTTGCCGACATTGAGAAAGTCTTGGGCTTCCATCGGAAATCCCATCGCTGGATTGATAGCCCTAATCCCCCGATCTTCTAATTCTCTGACAATTTTGCGAGCGATCATGTTGACATCCTCCCCCGTGTGGTGAAATTCCACATTGGCGACAGAGCGGGCAGGATTGCGAACATTATCTCGATTCATGCGACAGACAAAACTAATCAAACTTTTTGTCTGCGGAAAAGCCTGTAATAGCTTAGCCCGTTGATCGTCCATTTCTGGTTGATTGATACTTACAAAACCCACATCATCAACAC
Encoded here:
- a CDS encoding NAD(P)H-quinone oxidoreductase subunit M; amino-acid sequence: MPLKSTTRHIHILAASIEDNSLVDSEDTLTLDVDPDDELIWTDAALKQVYSKFEELVTQYKGADLTDYNLRRIGSDLEHFVRSLLQKGEVSYNLSHRAVNYSLGLPRLGQPE
- a CDS encoding leucyl aminopeptidase; amino-acid sequence: MQIYTSVSNVGNWVGDGCAIAIFKNEPLLTPELIALDQQIFAGTLQDLITENEFKADAESNVSSRLSVGSPIRKVLLLGLGDRNKVTLETWRKASAQAVKWAEQNKCKTLALAFPLDNSKKEEEFATTQAIAEGIILAAHKDKRFKSDQKGNGKLENIEILGTDSDAAKAGIAQAQKICSGVILARELVAAPANIVTPQALATEAQVIADAYTYVSLEVLEKADCEALGMGAFLGVSQASDLPPKFIHLTYRPQTVTKKLGIIGKGVTFDSGGLNIKAGPGSSIEMMKMDMGGAAAMLGAAKAIAQIQPDGIEVHFISAVCENMINGNALHPGDILTASNGKTIEVNNTDAEGRLTLADALVFADKLGLDAIVDLATLTGAIIISLGTTMAGYWANDDELATKIETAASTAGEKFWRMPLEESYFDKMKSVVADFKNTGSREGGSITAALFLKQFIDKTPAWAHLDIAGPVWADKDSGYTNVGGTGYPVRTLVNLILNF
- a CDS encoding DUF29 domain-containing protein, which produces MLEKTETSSSNLYEHDFYAWIKQQVNLLNSHEWEKIDLSNLVEEIESLGKQQRQEFRNRLAILIAHLLKWEYQEARRSHSWLATIRIQRREIIRLLQENPSLKPYIPEAVIDAYENARDLASAETNLSAKIFPENFPYSLEQTLDSKFFPKGDDFPEI
- a CDS encoding TldD/PmbA family protein translates to MTVATPKTLETILEKLIAEAKTSTTAAEAYYLSSEDTPIEFENNRLKTLQTKAQQGVALRVIVNGKIGFASSTDLNRLDELVAAAVQTAEIGEAADFEFASDFQYQPELDSTSQPSTDHLVQVGDRLISQVRAYNPDILVGVDFHVRSIRTAIATSHGVLAQNQRRTTSATLGGNLVKGEDFLQAYSYQVVGTGEPDYDLLVQQVIQKYQWAERSASIDSGTLPVLFTPRAVASVIGGLFDSILSGQVVTQKASPLADKVGQKLFSDRLSIYEDPTIGISAVKFDDEGTPTTAKTFIDQGVVKGFYWDRKWAARVGLTSTGNGFRGGLSRPSPDTSNLCIAGGQTSYADLIAGIKEGIIVDQVLGAGQSNQLAGEFSVNLDLGYKVVNGEIVGRVKNTMVAGSIFEAFENLVDLSSETEWIGGGALMPAILFGQLGVASRNA
- a CDS encoding SCP2 sterol-binding domain-containing protein; translated protein: MTKFDDHPTVKLLRSQQKSQEQNSQYMISSPLDRDWLRSFCLDLGVDDVGFVSINQPEMDDQRAKLLQAFPQTKSLISFVCRMNRDNVRNPARSVANVEFHHTGEDVNMIARKIVRELEDRGIRAINPAMGFPMEAQDFLNVGKNVWVVSHKPIAVAAGLGHMGIHRNVIHPKFGNFILLGTVLLNAEVTEYDRPIDYNPCVECKLCVAACPVGAIASDGSFNFSACYTHNYREFLGGFTDWVKNIAESKTAKDYERKVGEADSASMWQSLSFGANYKAAYCLASCPAGEDVMAPFLHNRKEFIQEVVKPLQDKVETVYVVSGSDAEAHTAKRFPHKQIKLVRNSLTPISIAGFRNGLSLTFQPNQSKGLNATYHFLFTSQEFSQFTVNIFNQVCEVHDGLVGKPDLIVEADSKTWIAFLRKYQNIVLAILTGKIRIKGDIRLLLKFGKCFPS